The following coding sequences lie in one Nycticebus coucang isolate mNycCou1 chromosome 18, mNycCou1.pri, whole genome shotgun sequence genomic window:
- the LOC128570275 gene encoding thymosin beta-4-like, with protein sequence MSDKPDVAEIEKFDKSKLKKTETQEKNPLPSKETIEQEKQAGEW encoded by the coding sequence ATGTCTGACAAACCCGATGTGGCTGAGATCGAAAAATTCGATAAGTCGAAATTGAAGAAGACGGAAACGCAAGAGAAGAATCCACTGCCTTCCAAAGAAACGATCGAACAGGAGAAGCAAGCAGGTGAGTGGTAA